One genomic window of Quercus lobata isolate SW786 chromosome 9, ValleyOak3.0 Primary Assembly, whole genome shotgun sequence includes the following:
- the LOC115960394 gene encoding probable disease resistance protein At5g66900, with protein MASLVGGAALGAVFGELVNVLHDTFKSVGSDALMFKSILKSLKHNLDLIDPVVKDITRLNEILDHREEETKSLIEDMRKAKELIGMLDNQELDSSFEKELAELNESIVKFFQLHIPAQNRRDILQILEKQNFLCKRMESLAIKSGSTCVVPPPPDFTVGMDLPLMVLKTQLLNKKRQQILLTAPGGCGKTTLVKMLGHDQEIKGKFKDNIFFVPVSKNFNLMVIARRLYQYISDQVPEFQSDEDAINQLREGLTKIGSNPILLILDDVWSGSEFRLKKFKFDIPNYNILVTSRTALPGFSFTYYLNPLNDDYATMLLHHSASLQHESSNIPVEAIKKMVRGCGGFPLALEVIGGLLDENTVEAWCSIAENWSNSHYIFNSNSDLLDCLRKSLEISDHEVIFKECFMDLGSFPEDQRIPVAALVDMWAELHKLDEVGNKAIDNLHKIATRNLANLVRKRKDVGKINKYHNEDYVTQHDLLRELAIFESCQGPERQRQRLIMAISGNTLPSWCTEQNQQPINARLLSISTDELFSLTWSNIQAPKVEVLVLNFQTKNYSLPEFVDTMDNLKVLIITNYGFFPTELRNFQLLNSLPDLKTIRLEKVSIPSLFKAPVLLKSLKKISLFMCNIGQAFGNCTIQVSDAVPNLMEINIDYCNDLVELPVVLCDVILLKTLIITNCHQLSTLPKEIGKLVNLEVFRLRSCTDLSELPESITGLKNLRLLDISDCLSIRHLPKEIGELCKLEEIHMKGCLSLRNELPPSTTNLEQLKLVICDEERAKFWEPIKEVLTNLEVKVAEKDINLTWLLKP; from the exons ATGGCATCATTGGTAGGAGGGGCTGCTCTGGGGGCAGTGTTTGGAGAGTTAGTTAATGTGTTGCATGACACATTTAAGAGTGTTGGAAGTGATGCCCTTATGTTCAAGTCAATTCTTAAAAGCCTCAAACACAATCTAGATCTTATAGATCCAGTGGTTAAAGACATAACACGATTAAACGAAATACTTGATCACCGAGAAGAGGAAACAAAGAGCTTGATCGAAGATATGAGGAAGGCCAAGGAGCTCATTGGCATGTTGGACAACCAAGAGTTGGACTCCTCTTTCGAGAAAGAACTTGCAGAGTTGAATGAGTCCATTGTGAAATTCTTTCAGCTTCATATCCCAGCTCAGAACAGAAGGGATATATTGCAGATTTTGGAGAAGCAGAATTTTCTTTGCAAGCGAATGGAGTCGCTAGCGATTAAAAGTGGGTCAACGTGTGTGGTTCCTCCACCCCCGGATTTTACTGTCGGCATGGATCTGCCTTTGATGGTGTTGAAGACGCAGCTGCTGAATAAGAAGAGGCAGCAGATTCTACTGACTGCCCCTGGAGGATGCGGAAAGACCACACTGGTGAAAATGCTTGGTCATGACCAGGAAATTAAAG GAAAATTTAaggacaatattttttttgtccccgtttctaaaaatttcaaccTGATGGTCATTGCGCGAAGACTATATCAATATATAAGTGATCAGGTGCCCGAGTTCCAAAGTGATGAAGATGCAATCAACCAGCTACGGGAAGGACTGACCAAAATTGGATCAAATCCTATATTATTGATCTTGGATGATGTTTGGTCTGGATCAGAATTCCGTCTTAAGAAGTTTAAGTTTGATATTCCAAATTACAATATTCTGGTGACCTCAAGAACTGCACTTCCAGGATTTAGCTTTACATATTACTTAAATCCGTTGAATGATGACTATGCAACGATGCTGCTTCATCATTCAGCATCTCTGCAACATGAGAGTTCTAACATTCCTGTTGAAGCCATCAAAAAG ATGGTGAGAGGCTGTGGTGGGTTCCCACTGGCGCTCGAAGTGATTGGTGGATTACTCGATGAGAACACTGTTGAGGCCTGGTGCAGTATAGCTGAGAATTGGTCTAATAGTCATTATATTTTCAATTCTAATTCTGATTTGCTTGATTGTCTTCGAAAAAGCCTAGAAATTTCAGATCATGAGGTCATCTTCAAAGAATGTTTCATGGATCTAGGTTCATTTCCTGAAGACCAAAGGATCCCTGTGGCTGCCCTTGTTGATATGTGGGCAGAATTACATAAACTAGATGAAGTTGGCAACAAAGCCATTGACAATTTACATAAAATCGCCACCCGGAATCTGGCTAATCTTGTGAGGAAAAG GAAAGATGTAGGTAAGATCAACAAATATCACAATGAAGACTATGTCACACAACATGATCTTCTTAGAGAGCTAGCTATATTTGAAAGCTGCCAGGGGCCAGAAAGACAAAGGCAAAGATTGATTATGGCCATAAGTGGAAACACTCTACCAAGTTGGTGCACAGAACAGAATCAGCAACCCATCAATGCCCGCTTGTTATCAATCTCAACTG ATGAATTGTTCTCATTAACTTGGAGCAACATTCAAGCACCCAAAGTTGAGGTTCTAGTTCTGAACTTCCAAACAAAGAATTATAGCTTACCTGAGTTTGTGGATACAATGGATAATCTCAAGGTTTTGATCATCACTAATTATGGTTTCTTTCCTACTGAATTAAGAAATTTTCAACTACTCAATTCTCTACCCGATTTAAAGACAATCAGATTGGAGAAGGTTTCAATCCCTTCCCTTTTCAAGGCCCCTGTATTGTTGAAGAGTTTGAAGAAAATATCCTTGTTCATGTGTAATATTGGTCAGGCTTTTGGAAATTGTACTATCCAAGTTTCAGATGCAGTGCCAAATCTAATGGAGATAAACATTGACTATTGTAATGATCTTGTGGAATTGCCTGTAGTGCTGTGTGATGTTATCCTCCTGAAAACACTCATTATCACCAATTGTCATCAACTGTCTACACTTCCCAAAGAGATTGGAAAGCTAGTGAATTTAGAAGTGTTTAGGCTTAGGTCCTGTACTGATTTGTCTGAGTTGCCAGAATCTATCACAGGCCTTAAAAACTTAAGACTTCTCGACATATCTGATTGCCTAAGCATTAGACACTTGCCAAAAGAGATTGGTGAGTTATGTAAATTAGAGGAGATCCACATGAAAGGGTGCTTGAGCTTGCGTAATGAGTTGCCACCATCAACTACAAATCTTGAGCAATTGAAGCTTGTGATATGTGATGAAGAGAGGGCTAAGTTTTGGGAGCCTATCAAGGAAGTTCTTACCAATCTAGAGGTCAAGGTGGCTGAAAAAGATATCAACTTGACTTGGCTTCTCAAACCATGA
- the LOC115961062 gene encoding probable disease resistance protein At5g66900, whose amino-acid sequence MVLKMQLLNEKRQQILLTAPGGCGKTTLVKMLGHDQEIKYVDLSKLLEFRLKKFMFDIPNYNILVTSRTALPGFSFTYYLNPLNDDHATMLLHHSASLQHESSNIPVEAINKIVRGCGGFPLALEVIGRLLDENPVEAWCSIAKNWSNSHYIFNSSSDLLDCLRKSLEFSDHKVIFKERFMDLELHKLDEVGNNAIHNLHKITTRNLANLVRKRKDAGEINKYYNEDYVTQHDLLRELAIFESCQGPKRQRQRLIMDISRNTLPSWCTKQAQQPINARLLLILTDESFSSTWCNIQAPKVEVLVLNFQTNNYSLPAFVDKMDNLKREMASGDDGTERWCVVIGGRGFAARHLVEKLISYNMFLVRIADMGPTINLDPHEENGTLSQALRSAQAVYVSMDL is encoded by the exons ATGGTGTTGAAGATGCAGCTGCTGAATGAGAAGAGGCAGCAGATTCTACTGACTGCCCCTGGAGGATGCGGAAAGACCACACTGGTGAAAATGCTTGGTCATGACCAGGAAATAAAG TATGTGGATCTTAGTAAACTGTTAG AATTCCGTCTTAAGAAGTTTATGTTTGATATTCCAAATTACAATATTCTGGTGACCTCAAGAACTGCACTTCCAGGATTTAGCTTTACATATTACTTAAATCCGTTAAATGATGACCATGCAACGATGCTGCTTCATCATTCAGCATCTCTGCAACATGAGAGTTCTAACATTCCTGTTGAAGCCATCAACAAG ATAGTGAGAGGTTGTGGTGGGTTCCCACTGGCGCTCGAAGTGATTGGTAGATTACTCGATGAGAACCCTGTTGAGGCCTGGTGCAGTATAGCTAAGAATTGGTCTAATAGTCATTATATTTTCAATTCTAGTTCTGATTTGCTTGATTGTCTTCGAAAAAGCCTAGAATTTTCAGATCACAAGGTCATCTTCAAAGAACGTTTCATGGATCTAG AATTACATAAACTAGATGAAGTTGGCAACAATGCCATTCACAATTTACATAAAATCACCACCCGGAATCTGGCTAATCTTGTGAGGAAAAG GAAAGATGCAGGTGAGATCAACAAATATTACAATGAAGACTATGTCACACAACATGATCTTCTTAGAGAGCTAGCTATATTTGAAAGCTGCCAAGGGCCAAAAAGACAAAGGCAAAGATTGATTATGGACATAAGTAGAAACACTCTACCAAGTTGGTGCACAAAACAGGCTCAGCAACCCATCAATGCCCGCTTGTTATTAATCTTAACTG ATGAATCATTCTCGTCAACTTGGTGCAACATTCAAGCACCCAAAGTTGAGGTTCTAGTTCTgaacttccaaacaaataattacaGCTTACCTGCGTTTGTGGATAAAATGGATAATCTCAAG AGAGAAATGGCATCTGGGGATGATGGCACTGAGAGATGGTGCGTGGTGATAGGAGGTCGTGGTTTTGCTGCTCGTCATTTGGTTGAAAAGCTCATCTCATATAACATGTTCCTCGTCCGAATTGCAgatatgggtcccaccattaaCCTTGACCCTCATGAGGAGAATGGAACTCTCAGCCAAGCCTTGCGCTCTGCTCAAGCTGTTTATGTTTCCATGGATCTTTGA